A section of the Tenrec ecaudatus isolate mTenEca1 chromosome 10, mTenEca1.hap1, whole genome shotgun sequence genome encodes:
- the CSF3 gene encoding granulocyte colony-stimulating factor: MKATALLLLLGHSALWTVQEASPLGAASSLPQSFLLKSLEQVRKIQVDGALLQEKLVRECATHKLCHPEELLLLGHSLGISQAPLGSCSSQTLEVTSCLSQLHSGLLLYQRFLQALAGISPEVAPTLDLLKLDIVDFATYIWQQMEDLATAPTEQPPRNPMPTFSSAFQRRAGGVLVASNLQSFLELAYRALRYLASP; this comes from the exons ATGAAGGCGACCG ccctgctgctgctgctcggcCACAGCGCACTGTGGACAGTGCAAGAAGCCTCCCCGCTGGGCGCAGCCAGCTCCCTGCCCCAGAGCTTCCTGCTCAAGAGCTTGGAACAAGTCAGGAAGATCCAGGTGGATGGGGCCTTGCTGCAGGAGAAGCTG GTCAGGGAA TGTGCCACTCACAAGCTGTGCCACCCTGAGGAGCTCCTGCTGCTGggacactctctgggcatctcaCAGGCTCCCCTGGGCAGCTGTTCCAGCCAGACCCTGGAGGTG ACAAGCTGCCTGAGCCAGCTCCACAGCGGCCTCCTCCTCTACCAGCGCTTCCTGCAGGCCCTGGCTGGGATTTCCCCCGAGGTCGCCCCCACCCTGGACCTGCTGAAGCTGGACATAGTCGACTTTGCGACCTACATCTGGCAGCAG ATGGAAGACCTGGCCACAGCCCCCACCGAGCAGCCCCCCCGGAACCCCATGCCGACCTTCTCCTCTGCCTTCCAGCGCCGGGCGGGGGGTGTGCTGGTGGCCTCCAACCTGCAGAGCTTCCTGGAGCTGGCGTACCGGGCTCTGCGCTACCTTGCCTCGCCCTGA